In a genomic window of Candidatus Methylomirabilis sp.:
- the queG gene encoding tRNA epoxyqueuosine(34) reductase QueG, which produces MVVQSPEQLTQAIKEEAHRLGFELVGISSVSDPPHEQSFADWLQEGYGGEMAYMTRTEQARRHPSTWLPWARSVVSVAMNYYTPFPRETHQAGAPKGWISRYAWGEDYHTVFESRLDALLGWIRNTVGEEVQGKAYVDAGPVLEKGFAGLAGIGWIGKNTLLISPKHGSYFFLGELFLSLELPADQPIRNRCGSCDLCLKACPTDAFVGPYRLDARRCISYLTIELKGSIPAQIRPLIGSHIFGCDICQEVCPYNVNIEASKEPAFQPREGLHAPELIPLLALNDEQFRSWFKGSPLKRSKRRGVLRNVAVALGNLGSAESIPALARLLSDPEPLVRGHAAWALGRTGTTEARAALDEALARETDPDVKVEIAQALTGGAPSH; this is translated from the coding sequence ATGGTCGTGCAGAGTCCTGAGCAGTTGACTCAGGCGATCAAAGAAGAGGCCCACAGGCTGGGGTTCGAGCTGGTCGGGATCTCGTCGGTCAGCGACCCTCCCCATGAACAGTCGTTCGCCGATTGGCTGCAAGAGGGGTATGGCGGCGAGATGGCCTATATGACGCGTACTGAGCAGGCCCGACGCCACCCGAGTACGTGGCTTCCCTGGGCGCGTTCGGTGGTTTCTGTCGCCATGAACTACTACACCCCCTTTCCGCGCGAGACACACCAGGCGGGTGCGCCCAAGGGATGGATTTCCCGCTATGCATGGGGAGAGGACTATCACACGGTCTTTGAGAGCCGACTTGACGCGCTGCTCGGATGGATTCGCAATACCGTCGGCGAAGAGGTTCAGGGCAAGGCCTACGTCGATGCCGGGCCGGTGTTGGAGAAGGGGTTCGCTGGCCTGGCGGGAATCGGGTGGATCGGCAAGAATACGCTCCTCATCTCTCCAAAGCACGGTTCGTATTTTTTTCTGGGCGAGCTGTTTCTGAGCCTCGAACTGCCGGCAGATCAGCCGATCAGGAACCGGTGCGGTTCGTGCGATCTATGCCTGAAGGCCTGTCCGACCGACGCCTTTGTCGGCCCGTATCGACTGGATGCCCGTCGCTGCATCTCGTACCTGACGATCGAGTTGAAGGGCAGTATCCCGGCACAGATACGGCCACTGATCGGCAGTCACATCTTTGGCTGTGATATCTGCCAGGAGGTCTGCCCGTATAATGTCAATATCGAGGCCTCGAAGGAGCCTGCTTTTCAGCCCCGTGAGGGCCTTCATGCGCCGGAGTTGATCCCTCTCCTTGCACTGAACGACGAACAGTTTCGGTCGTGGTTCAAGGGGAGCCCGCTCAAGCGGTCAAAGCGGCGGGGCGTTTTGCGAAACGTGGCAGTGGCGCTGGGTAACCTGGGCTCCGCGGAATCGATCCCGGCTCTGGCACGGCTCCTCTCCGATCCGGAGCCGCTGGTCCGGGGTCATGCCGCCTGGGCCTTAGGACGGACCGGCACGACTGAGGCGCGTGCGGCGCTCGACGAGGCGCTTGCTCGCGAGACCGATCCCGACGTAAAAGTCGAGATTGCGCAGGCGCTCACCGGCGGCGCGCCTTCACATTGA